One genomic window of Mogibacterium diversum includes the following:
- the abc-f gene encoding ribosomal protection-like ABC-F family protein, whose translation MLVMSAKDICKSYGTDIIIEDVSFSVNKGDKVGIVGPNGAGKTTLLSIIAGENEPTSGDVFIRSGYVVGYLKQKDHFFSEGTVIEEAAKTFTHFYEMEEEISSLEKAISDTNNPIFDQDLEAYTHLMDEYKATGGYSYKSELIGVLASMGFGADTHDKEISMLSGGEKTRLALACMMLQKPDILMLDEPTNHLDLKMLAWLESFLKTYKGTIIVVSHDRYFLDRIVNRIFDMRGTHLVDYRGNYSEYLVKRSEREEVMRREYEKQQKEIARQEEIIRRFKQHNTEHLVKRAQSREKRLAHLEVLDRPSLKQAELKLSFDADFQSGKDVIMTEELSKSFGEKQLFKDVKFDIKSGEKICFIGENGVGKTTLLRIIMGEEEADEGYLKIGHNVDFGYYDQGQLLLDENETVLGEMKNAYHLYTDTEMRNILGRFLFRGDDVFKSVSALSGGEKARLSLLKLMLSGANTLIFDEPTNHLDIESKEIVEAAIMEFKGTVLIVSHDRYLLSKIPDRILELRHEGIREYKGKFDYYLEKSSEFDKQDNDIGGDENTNDELSAEDERRRRKEREAEERRRSRRVAELEAIIHDIEAKIDDIESEMCKPEHASDVFYLREAGDKADEYKTELESIYDEWLSLQEDE comes from the coding sequence ATGCTTGTAATGTCGGCAAAAGATATATGCAAGTCGTACGGAACGGACATCATCATCGAGGATGTTTCGTTTTCTGTAAATAAAGGAGACAAAGTTGGAATAGTCGGCCCGAACGGTGCTGGAAAAACCACATTGTTAAGCATAATTGCAGGCGAGAATGAACCGACTAGCGGCGATGTTTTTATCCGCAGTGGGTATGTCGTCGGGTATCTCAAACAGAAGGATCACTTTTTCTCAGAAGGAACAGTGATCGAGGAAGCTGCGAAGACTTTTACGCACTTTTATGAGATGGAAGAGGAGATTTCAAGTCTGGAGAAGGCAATCTCTGATACGAATAATCCGATATTTGATCAAGATCTAGAAGCCTATACCCACCTTATGGATGAGTATAAAGCTACTGGTGGATATTCATACAAGAGCGAACTAATCGGTGTACTGGCGAGTATGGGATTTGGTGCAGATACTCACGATAAGGAGATAAGCATGCTTTCTGGCGGTGAGAAAACCAGACTTGCATTGGCTTGTATGATGCTTCAAAAGCCAGATATCCTCATGCTAGACGAACCAACTAATCATCTCGATCTTAAGATGCTTGCTTGGCTCGAGTCATTCCTAAAGACTTATAAAGGGACAATAATCGTCGTATCTCATGATAGATACTTTTTGGATAGGATAGTGAATCGCATATTTGATATGCGAGGGACGCACCTTGTAGATTATCGCGGAAATTACTCAGAATACCTCGTAAAGCGTAGTGAGCGCGAAGAGGTGATGAGACGAGAGTACGAAAAGCAGCAGAAAGAAATCGCTAGGCAGGAAGAAATAATCCGCAGATTTAAGCAGCATAATACGGAACATCTCGTCAAGAGGGCACAGTCTAGAGAGAAGAGGCTTGCGCATTTAGAAGTACTGGATAGACCGTCACTCAAGCAGGCCGAACTGAAACTATCATTTGATGCTGACTTTCAGAGTGGTAAGGATGTAATCATGACAGAAGAGCTGTCTAAGAGCTTTGGAGAGAAGCAGCTCTTTAAGGATGTCAAGTTTGATATCAAAAGTGGAGAGAAGATATGTTTTATCGGAGAGAATGGTGTAGGTAAAACCACCCTGCTGCGCATCATCATGGGCGAGGAAGAAGCAGATGAAGGGTATTTAAAAATCGGACATAATGTTGATTTTGGATATTATGACCAGGGACAGCTGTTACTTGATGAGAACGAGACTGTATTAGGTGAGATGAAAAACGCATATCATCTCTATACCGACACGGAAATGCGAAATATCCTAGGTAGATTCTTATTTAGAGGTGATGACGTATTCAAGAGTGTATCGGCACTTTCAGGCGGAGAAAAAGCGAGATTGTCGCTTCTAAAGCTAATGTTATCCGGAGCTAATACCCTAATCTTCGACGAACCGACCAATCACCTTGATATTGAATCAAAGGAAATTGTCGAGGCGGCGATTATGGAATTCAAAGGAACTGTTCTAATCGTATCTCATGACAGATATCTGCTCAGTAAGATTCCCGACAGAATCCTCGAACTAAGACACGAAGGAATAAGGGAATACAAAGGCAAGTTTGATTACTATCTCGAGAAAAGTTCAGAGTTTGACAAGCAAGATAACGATATTGGTGGCGATGAAAATACAAATGATGAACTAAGCGCTGAAGACGAGCGTAGACGCAGGAAGGAACGAGAAGCTGAAGAGAGGCGCAGATCGCGCAGGGTCGCTGAATTAGAAGCGATTATCCACGATATAGAGGCTAAGATTGATGATATCGAGTCTGAAATGTGTAAGCCTGAACATGCTTCTGATGTGTTCTATCTCCGAGAGGCTGGGGACAAGGCTGATGAGTACAAGACCGAACTCGAGAGTATTTACGACGAATGGCTCAGCTTACAGGAAGACGAATAG
- a CDS encoding iron-containing alcohol dehydrogenase, whose product MMRFTNPRDLYHGKGALEALKSLKGKRAVICVGGGSMKRFGFLDKAQQYLEEAGMEVALIEGIESDPSVTTVMDGARKMLEFEPDWIVAIGGGSPIDAAKAMWIKYEYPECTFEDMCKVFGLPELRKKAHFCAVSSTSGTATEVTAFSIITDYDKGIKYPLADFQITPDVAIVDPDLAETMPQKLVAHTGMDALTHAIEAFVSLAASDYTDAPALYAIQMIQKNLVPSYEGDMEARDAMHNAQCLAGIAFSSGLLGIVHSMAHKTGAAFDDYGAHIIHGAANAMYLPKVIAFNAKDERAAERFAVIADTLKLGGESRDGKIKNLIEWLRGMNDALNIPHGIKNYGADSYPADQGFVPEDVFLARLPEIAKNAILDACTGANPRKINQEEMENLLKACYYDTEVDF is encoded by the coding sequence ATGATGAGATTTACAAATCCTAGGGATTTATATCACGGTAAGGGTGCTCTGGAGGCACTTAAATCGCTGAAAGGCAAGAGGGCTGTTATATGCGTGGGTGGCGGAAGTATGAAGAGGTTCGGCTTCCTAGATAAGGCTCAGCAGTATTTAGAAGAAGCAGGTATGGAGGTTGCTCTAATCGAGGGAATTGAGTCAGATCCTTCCGTAACTACAGTCATGGATGGTGCCCGCAAGATGCTCGAATTTGAACCTGACTGGATTGTTGCAATTGGTGGAGGCTCTCCAATTGACGCTGCGAAGGCTATGTGGATTAAGTACGAGTACCCAGAATGTACATTTGAGGACATGTGCAAGGTGTTTGGGCTTCCTGAACTTCGAAAGAAGGCACACTTCTGCGCAGTATCCTCTACATCGGGAACTGCCACAGAAGTTACTGCTTTTTCCATAATTACTGACTATGATAAGGGTATCAAATATCCACTCGCAGATTTTCAGATTACACCAGATGTAGCTATTGTCGATCCAGATCTTGCAGAGACGATGCCACAGAAGCTTGTAGCTCACACAGGAATGGATGCTCTTACACATGCGATAGAAGCCTTTGTATCATTAGCCGCATCAGATTACACGGATGCACCAGCTTTATACGCTATACAAATGATTCAGAAGAATCTAGTTCCGTCATATGAGGGAGATATGGAAGCGAGAGATGCTATGCATAATGCACAGTGTCTAGCTGGAATTGCATTCTCAAGCGGACTGCTCGGTATAGTGCACTCTATGGCACATAAGACAGGAGCCGCATTTGACGATTATGGCGCGCATATCATCCATGGTGCTGCAAATGCAATGTACCTGCCAAAGGTTATCGCATTCAATGCAAAGGATGAGAGGGCTGCGGAGAGATTTGCTGTAATTGCAGATACACTCAAGCTGGGTGGAGAGAGCAGAGATGGGAAGATTAAAAATCTGATTGAATGGCTGAGAGGTATGAATGACGCTTTAAATATACCTCACGGCATCAAAAATTACGGTGCGGATAGCTATCCAGCAGACCAAGGATTTGTTCCAGAAGATGTATTCCTAGCAAGATTACCAGAGATTGCAAAGAATGCTATCCTCGATGCTTGTACAGGTGCAAACCCTCGTAAAATTAATCAAGAAGAAATGGAAAACCTACTTAAGGCCTGCTACTACGATACAGAGGTAGACTTTTAA
- the acpP gene encoding acyl carrier protein → MTFDTIRDIVVEQLGVDADMVQMDTNLMKDLEADSLDAVEIILGVEEAFGLDIPDEEAEKFETVKDLVEYVDSHK, encoded by the coding sequence ATGACTTTTGATACAATAAGAGATATAGTAGTCGAGCAGCTTGGAGTTGATGCTGATATGGTTCAGATGGACACCAACTTGATGAAAGATCTCGAAGCAGATTCGCTTGATGCTGTAGAAATCATTCTTGGCGTTGAGGAAGCTTTCGGTCTAGACATTCCAGATGAAGAAGCTGAAAAGTTTGAGACTGTTAAGGATTTAGTAGAGTACGTAGATTCACACAAGTAA
- a CDS encoding redox-sensing transcriptional repressor Rex has protein sequence MKSNNTKVSNAIIRRLPRYRRYLNELRKQGVKKISSNELSELIGYTASQIRQDLNTFGGFGQQGYGYSVDSLFHEINKILGLDREYKTIVVGIGNLGQAITNYTYYYKIGFNIVGLFDVNPKLVGLSINDVLVRDFSEMSDFVKENDIDIAIICVNRENAQKVTDVLVDAGIEGIWNFAPVDLNVPNDVAVENVHLSDSLHTLSFLIRSNELEDAEK, from the coding sequence ATGAAAAGCAACAATACAAAGGTATCAAATGCGATTATCCGCAGACTACCAAGATATAGAAGATATTTGAACGAACTTCGTAAGCAGGGCGTTAAGAAAATCTCTTCTAATGAATTAAGTGAGCTTATTGGTTATACTGCATCTCAGATTAGACAGGATCTCAATACATTTGGTGGCTTTGGCCAGCAGGGATACGGTTATTCAGTTGATTCTCTATTCCATGAGATTAACAAGATTCTAGGTCTTGACCGTGAGTACAAGACTATCGTAGTTGGTATTGGTAATCTTGGTCAGGCAATCACGAACTACACTTATTACTACAAGATTGGATTCAATATAGTTGGTCTCTTCGATGTTAATCCAAAGCTAGTAGGGCTAAGCATCAATGATGTGCTTGTTCGCGATTTTTCTGAGATGAGCGATTTTGTAAAGGAAAATGACATAGATATTGCGATTATCTGCGTTAACCGTGAGAATGCACAGAAAGTCACAGATGTTCTTGTCGATGCTGGTATTGAGGGAATCTGGAATTTTGCACCAGTAGATCTCAATGTACCAAACGATGTCGCTGTTGAGAATGTTCATCTAAGTGATAGTTTACACACGCTATCGTTCTTAATCAGAAGCAATGAGCTAGAAGATGCTGAGAAGTAA
- a CDS encoding DUF362 domain-containing protein, producing MAYKISEDCISCGACMDGCPVEAITEGTPYVIDADTCIDCGACADVCPVGAPAQE from the coding sequence ATGGCTTATAAGATTAGTGAAGATTGCATCAGCTGTGGTGCTTGCATGGATGGTTGCCCTGTAGAGGCTATTACAGAAGGAACACCTTATGTAATCGATGCAGATACTTGCATTGACTGCGGAGCTTGCGCAGATGTATGTCCAGTAGGAGCACCTGCTCAGGAATAA
- a CDS encoding Asp23/Gls24 family envelope stress response protein produces the protein MKVYSFTGKSGTGKSYQAIRVAKEKGIPALIDDGLLIYKNKIVAGRSAKKCESRAKAMRIALFNYEDHRIDVQKKIKALKIKKLLVLGTSDHMVDIITDTLEIPRAIERLYIEDYTSAGERELAAERRYNHGEHVIPAPMGDLKRDFAGYFMNPQRFLKNWNLANDETDKYEKTVVMPQYVYNGNYTINENVIGDIIRIVARKYRRNIRVTNFYNNGKTGSLVIELDLKVRKTVDCMRSCIILQRDVKRSIEQMTSFQVKCVNVNIKELVLDREIMRNHGRKQA, from the coding sequence ATGAAGGTATATTCATTTACAGGAAAAAGTGGGACTGGCAAGAGCTATCAAGCGATTAGGGTTGCTAAGGAAAAGGGGATTCCGGCGCTGATTGATGATGGTCTTTTGATTTATAAAAATAAAATTGTGGCAGGCAGATCAGCCAAAAAATGTGAATCAAGAGCTAAAGCGATGCGCATTGCACTTTTCAATTATGAAGATCACAGAATCGATGTGCAGAAAAAGATAAAAGCCCTCAAGATTAAGAAACTACTCGTGCTCGGTACATCTGACCATATGGTGGATATAATAACCGACACACTAGAAATACCAAGGGCTATAGAGAGACTATACATTGAGGATTACACCAGTGCTGGTGAACGTGAACTTGCGGCGGAGCGTCGCTACAACCATGGGGAACACGTTATTCCAGCGCCAATGGGTGATTTAAAGAGGGATTTTGCAGGGTACTTCATGAATCCGCAGAGATTTCTCAAAAACTGGAACCTCGCTAACGATGAGACAGATAAGTATGAGAAAACTGTGGTTATGCCACAATATGTTTATAATGGAAATTACACGATTAATGAGAACGTAATCGGTGATATTATCAGGATTGTGGCGAGGAAGTATAGGCGCAACATCAGGGTGACGAATTTTTATAACAATGGTAAAACTGGCAGTCTGGTAATCGAGCTGGACCTAAAGGTCAGGAAGACCGTCGATTGTATGCGTTCATGTATTATCCTGCAAAGGGATGTTAAGCGCAGCATAGAACAGATGACATCATTTCAGGTAAAGTGTGTAAATGTTAACATTAAGGAGCTAGTGCTCGACCGCGAGATAATGCGTAATCATGGTAGGAAGCAGGCGTGA
- a CDS encoding LysR family transcriptional regulator → MNTEHIKEFILLASNLNFSKAAEDSFISQSSLSKHIRILEKELGTQLFIRTTRSIRLTEAGIMFLPYAKKIIGLCDSYSSELELFSSRDNNKLVVGIISNPQYYDLAGYMIGFMIAEPDINFNLIEADEIGLLDMFKQRKYNLFTAFPPSELTGNYEFLPMVETKFVALVNTSHPLANKTSLSLKDLSGEKILIPGRNSTLQAIIKDAMIKQGLEFCPTYEGSSIGSIELLKAGMGISLHSVEFSNNLPNNSNIQAIPIEPDIKFVYGIGHRPIDELSSSEKKYLNYLKQFELKKI, encoded by the coding sequence ATGAATACAGAACATATAAAAGAATTTATTTTATTGGCTAGCAATCTTAATTTTAGCAAGGCTGCCGAGGATTCATTTATATCACAATCATCATTATCTAAGCATATAAGAATTCTTGAGAAGGAACTCGGGACACAATTATTTATTCGAACGACACGATCAATTAGGTTAACTGAAGCAGGAATCATGTTTCTGCCTTATGCAAAAAAGATAATTGGACTATGCGACTCTTACTCGAGTGAGTTAGAGCTATTTAGCTCCAGGGATAACAATAAACTCGTTGTTGGGATTATCTCAAATCCACAGTATTACGATCTTGCAGGGTATATGATCGGATTTATGATCGCTGAACCCGATATAAATTTTAATCTTATCGAGGCAGATGAAATAGGCTTACTAGATATGTTCAAACAACGAAAATACAATCTATTTACGGCATTTCCTCCTAGTGAGTTAACTGGGAATTATGAGTTTCTGCCAATGGTTGAAACTAAATTTGTAGCATTAGTTAATACATCTCATCCACTCGCTAATAAAACCAGCCTATCACTTAAGGATTTGTCTGGCGAGAAGATACTCATACCTGGGAGGAACTCCACTCTCCAGGCTATTATTAAAGATGCAATGATTAAGCAGGGGCTTGAATTTTGTCCTACGTACGAAGGTAGTTCAATAGGAAGTATTGAGCTACTAAAGGCTGGAATGGGGATTTCACTTCACTCTGTTGAATTTTCGAATAATCTACCAAATAATTCAAATATACAGGCTATACCAATTGAGCCAGATATAAAATTCGTATACGGTATAGGACATCGTCCTATAGATGAACTTTCTTCAAGCGAAAAAAAATATTTAAACTACCTAAAGCAATTCGAATTAAAAAAAATATAA
- a CDS encoding DUF5692 family protein encodes MLFQVYGDNSFYQLIGWVMVFAGLIITNEIQRRSKAGGCFFFFVLPAALTAYFIAIYIGAANGASWALKNPTYVHMTSWFHYAKLYAATAGCIGFMMLKYKKGIGKTEWFKVFPFVIVAINIVIAVCSDFESAIRGSIALANTGTRWWLSSEGVWLYGGWWNVANGVAGIINIFCMTGWWGIYQSKKKDDMLWPDMTWAYILAYDIWNFEYTYLNLPTHSWYCGFALLLAPTVAAMFWNKGGWIQNRANTLATWCMFAQVFPMFQDYSRFSVIPSLYADGFMKSNIHPTAADPRAGGVVAVASILINLAIFAYIVKRAKAQGINPYKKEVFKGTRDFEEAMARAA; translated from the coding sequence ATGTTATTCCAGGTTTATGGTGATAACTCATTTTACCAGCTAATTGGATGGGTTATGGTTTTTGCAGGACTTATTATTACAAATGAGATTCAGAGAAGATCTAAGGCAGGAGGCTGTTTTTTCTTTTTCGTGTTACCGGCGGCACTCACTGCTTATTTTATCGCTATCTATATCGGTGCGGCTAATGGTGCTTCCTGGGCGCTTAAGAACCCTACATACGTTCATATGACCAGCTGGTTCCACTATGCTAAGCTCTATGCAGCTACAGCAGGATGCATAGGGTTTATGATGCTCAAATACAAGAAGGGGATTGGAAAGACTGAATGGTTTAAAGTTTTTCCGTTTGTAATCGTGGCTATTAATATAGTAATCGCGGTATGCAGTGATTTCGAGAGTGCAATAAGAGGATCTATTGCACTGGCTAATACAGGCACGAGATGGTGGTTATCCTCTGAAGGTGTATGGCTTTACGGTGGCTGGTGGAATGTAGCCAATGGTGTTGCAGGCATTATAAACATATTCTGCATGACTGGATGGTGGGGGATTTATCAGTCTAAAAAGAAAGATGATATGCTATGGCCGGATATGACATGGGCTTATATACTAGCTTATGATATTTGGAATTTTGAGTATACGTATTTAAATCTTCCAACACATTCGTGGTACTGCGGATTTGCGCTACTATTAGCACCAACTGTTGCAGCGATGTTCTGGAATAAAGGTGGATGGATTCAGAATCGTGCCAATACACTCGCTACTTGGTGTATGTTCGCACAAGTATTCCCAATGTTCCAAGATTATAGTAGATTCTCCGTAATACCAAGCTTATACGCAGATGGTTTCATGAAGTCCAATATTCACCCAACTGCCGCTGATCCTAGAGCTGGTGGAGTTGTTGCAGTCGCTTCAATTCTTATTAACCTTGCAATATTTGCATACATCGTTAAACGAGCAAAGGCTCAGGGTATTAATCCATACAAAAAAGAAGTATTTAAAGGTACACGTGACTTTGAAGAGGCTATGGCGAGAGCAGCATAA